One genomic segment of Cottoperca gobio chromosome 21, fCotGob3.1, whole genome shotgun sequence includes these proteins:
- the atp5mc3a gene encoding ATP synthase membrane subunit c locus 3a, which yields MYACAKFVSTPALVRAGSRALYRPLSASVLSRPELKTESGVAVMPQSPLTQVILRGFQTSAISRDIDTAAKFIGAGAATVGVAGSGAGIGTVFGSLIIGYARNPSLKQQLFSYAILGFALSEAMGLFCLMVAFLILFAM from the exons atgtacGCCTGTGCAAAGTTCGTCTCCACGCCGGCGCTG gTCCGTGCTGGTTCCCGGGCTCTTTACAGacccctctctgcctctgtgcTGTCCAGGCCTGAGCTCAAAACAGAG AGCGGTGTTGCTGTGATGCCACAGAGCCCCCTCACTCAGGTCATACTGAGGGGCTTCCAGACCAGCGCTATCAGCAGGGACATTGACACCGCTGCCAAGTTCATCGGAGCTGGAGCTGCCACAGTCGGAGTAGCAGGATCCGGAGCTGGAATTGGGACTGTGTTCGGCAGTCTCATTATTGGCTATGCTAG GAACCCATCTCTGAAGCAGCAGCTGTTCTCATATGCCATCTTGGGATTTGCTCTGTCTGAAGCCATGGGACTTTTCTGTTTGATGGTCGCTTTCCTTATCCTGTTTGCAATGTAA